The Streptomyces laurentii region CGGAATAGCGGTGCCGGGTCGGGAACTGCTCCACCATGAAGGCGGCGATGCCGCCGTACACGGCCGCGTGCCCGACGCCCATGGCCAGGGTGAAGGTGAGGACGGTCTGAGCGGTACTGCCCGAGGTCAGCCAGAGCGGCGCCGGAAGGGCCACCAGGGCGCACACGGCGTACCCGAAGACGATGACCCGTCGACGGCCGAAGCGGTCGGACAGCGCACCGAACACCGGCAGCAGGGCGGCTTCCACGAGGGCCCCGGCCACCATGCCGGTCAGCACCCGGTCGCGGTCGGCCCCGTGACCGGCCGCGTAGGCGGGCAGATAGACGGAGAAGACGCTGACGATCATGGCGAGGCCCAGCGAGGCGAGCGCTCCCTTGGCCACCGGGCCGGGGCGCTGCCGCAGCACCTCGGCGACCGGCACCCGGGGCGACGGGCCGTCGCGGCGGCCCCGCAGGAACTCGGGGCTCTCGGCGACTCCCCGCCGTACGAACACCCCGACCACCACGAGAAGACCCGAGGCCAGGAACGGCACCCGCCAGCCCCAGGACAGCAGGTCGTCCCGCGGCAGCCGGGTGATCAGCGCGACCACGGCCGTGCTCCCGGCCAGCCCGAGCGGGAACCCGGCCGCGGCACCGCTGCTGAACAGCCCGCGCCGGTGGGCGGGGGCGTACTCCGTGGTCATCAGGACCCCGCCGCCCCACTCCCCGCCGATGCCGATGCCCTGCAGCACCCGCAGCGTGACGAGCAGGGCCGGGGCCCAGGCGCCGGCCTGCGCGTAGGTGGGGAGCACTCCGACCAGCAGCGTGGCGACGCCCATGATCATCAGGGTCAGCACCAGCATCGACTTGCGGCCGATCCGGTCCCCGAAGTGGCCGATGACCACACCCCCGAGGGGGCGGGCGACGAACCCCGCGGCGTAGGTGGCGAAG contains the following coding sequences:
- a CDS encoding permease of the major facilitator superfamily (identified by MetaGeneAnnotator; putative;~sequence version:1), with protein sequence MTFTKEVSPGVRPRDGMTRRVLVAGTIGSTIEWYDFYLYSTASTLLLGPLFFPQQSATAATLAGFATYAAGFVARPLGGVVIGHFGDRIGRKSMLVLTLMIMGVATLLVGVLPTYAQAGAWAPALLVTLRVLQGIGIGGEWGGGVLMTTEYAPAHRRGLFSSGAAAGFPLGLAGSTAVVALITRLPRDDLLSWGWRVPFLASGLLVVVGVFVRRGVAESPEFLRGRRDGPSPRVPVAEVLRQRPGPVAKGALASLGLAMIVSVFSVYLPAYAAGHGADRDRVLTGMVAGALVEAALLPVFGALSDRFGRRRVIVFGYAVCALVALPAPLWLTSGSTAQTVLTFTLAMGVGHAAVYGGIAAFMVEQFPTRHRYSALAVTYQLGATLASFGPLIAGALAGSGRTAGPGISILLGTLTVAALAVLATRRPGARGGRE